From Pseudonocardia autotrophica, one genomic window encodes:
- a CDS encoding NADH-quinone oxidoreductase subunit G gives MTLTPEKNTTEETPVPEGHVRLTIDGHVVDAPKGELLIRTCERIGIVIPRFCDHPLLDPAGACRQCLVEVEMGGRPMPKPQASCTMTVADGMVVKTQNTSERADKAQQGVMELLLINHPLDCPICDKGGECPLQNQAMAHGRADSRFVERKRTFPKPLPISSQVLLDRERCVLCQRCTRFSEEIAGDPFIDLLERGANQQIGIAEDQPFQSYFSGNTIQICPVGALTSAAYRFRSRPFDLRSTPGTCEHCSSGCDMRTDSRRGTVLRRLAGNDPEVNEEWLCDKGRFAFRYLGSARRITRPLVRRADGELEEASWTEALQIAADGLSAARDGAGIGVLPGGRLTVEDAYSYAKFARVAARTNDIDFRSRPHSGEELEFLAAHVVGTAPEGVPGEAAVTFEKIENAPAVLTVATDPEEESGIVFLRLRKAWRKKGLRHFQVAPFTTTGAEKTGATVLHAVPGAEAAVVADPGADATAALEQPGAVILVGDRAAESPGLYSAVSALAARTGASIGWLPRRAGDRGALEAGAVPTLLPGGRPVTDAAARAELERLWGSGPLPAEPGRDGDAILAAAAAGELAALVVGGVDPHDMADPQAAITALREVGFLVSLEIHTSAVTELADVVLPVAPDAQRSGSYVNWEGRNRPFGVALDATGVLPDCRVLDTLGVEMDTDLFTQTPAAAAGELARLGTRRAGTLAPSVAAGEPRRPGYGQAVLATSRQLVDDASLAIDEPALAGTARRPYVKLNAATAERLGLTEGEDAAVRTDRGTITLPVALADTPDGVVWLPTCSPGSHVRPTLGAGHGDLVGVVPATGNGSAS, from the coding sequence ATGACGCTCACACCGGAGAAGAACACGACCGAGGAGACCCCGGTCCCCGAGGGGCACGTCCGGCTCACCATCGACGGCCACGTCGTCGACGCCCCCAAGGGCGAGCTGCTGATCCGGACCTGCGAGCGCATCGGGATCGTGATCCCGCGGTTCTGCGACCACCCGCTGCTCGACCCGGCAGGCGCCTGCCGCCAGTGCCTGGTCGAGGTCGAGATGGGCGGCCGGCCGATGCCGAAGCCGCAGGCCAGCTGCACCATGACCGTCGCCGACGGGATGGTGGTCAAGACCCAGAACACCTCCGAGCGGGCGGACAAGGCGCAGCAGGGTGTGATGGAGCTGCTGCTCATCAACCACCCGCTGGACTGCCCGATCTGCGACAAGGGCGGCGAGTGCCCGCTGCAGAACCAGGCGATGGCACACGGCCGGGCCGACTCCCGGTTCGTCGAGCGGAAGCGGACCTTCCCCAAGCCGCTGCCGATCAGCTCGCAGGTGCTGCTCGACCGCGAGCGCTGCGTGCTCTGCCAGCGCTGCACCCGGTTCTCCGAGGAGATCGCCGGGGACCCGTTCATCGACCTGCTCGAGCGCGGCGCGAACCAGCAGATCGGGATCGCCGAGGACCAGCCCTTCCAGTCCTATTTCTCGGGCAACACCATTCAGATCTGCCCGGTCGGCGCGCTGACCAGCGCCGCGTACCGGTTCCGGTCGCGGCCGTTCGACCTGCGCTCCACCCCGGGCACCTGCGAGCACTGCAGCTCCGGCTGCGACATGCGGACCGACTCCCGGCGCGGGACGGTGCTGCGCCGCCTCGCCGGCAACGATCCCGAGGTGAACGAGGAGTGGCTCTGCGACAAGGGCCGCTTCGCCTTCCGCTACCTGGGCAGCGCCCGCCGGATCACCCGGCCGCTGGTGCGCCGCGCCGACGGTGAGCTGGAGGAGGCCTCCTGGACCGAGGCGCTGCAGATCGCCGCGGACGGCCTGAGCGCCGCCCGGGACGGCGCCGGCATCGGGGTGCTGCCCGGCGGCCGGTTGACGGTCGAGGACGCGTACTCCTACGCGAAGTTCGCCCGGGTCGCCGCCCGCACCAACGACATCGACTTCCGGTCCCGGCCGCACTCCGGCGAGGAGCTGGAGTTCCTCGCCGCGCACGTCGTCGGGACCGCGCCGGAGGGCGTGCCGGGCGAGGCCGCCGTGACCTTCGAGAAGATCGAGAACGCGCCCGCGGTGCTCACCGTCGCGACCGACCCCGAGGAGGAGTCGGGCATCGTCTTCCTCCGGCTGCGCAAGGCGTGGCGGAAGAAGGGGCTGCGGCACTTCCAGGTGGCGCCGTTCACCACGACCGGTGCCGAGAAGACCGGCGCCACCGTGCTGCACGCGGTTCCGGGTGCCGAGGCCGCCGTGGTCGCGGACCCGGGTGCCGACGCGACCGCCGCCCTGGAGCAGCCGGGTGCGGTGATCCTGGTCGGTGACCGGGCCGCCGAGTCGCCGGGGCTGTACTCCGCGGTGTCGGCGCTGGCCGCCCGCACCGGCGCGTCGATCGGCTGGCTGCCCCGCCGGGCCGGCGACCGCGGTGCGCTGGAGGCCGGTGCGGTGCCGACCCTGCTGCCCGGCGGACGCCCGGTGACCGACGCGGCCGCCCGCGCCGAGCTCGAGCGGCTGTGGGGCTCCGGCCCGCTGCCCGCCGAGCCGGGCCGCGACGGTGACGCGATCCTGGCCGCCGCTGCGGCCGGCGAGCTGGCCGCCCTGGTGGTCGGCGGGGTCGACCCGCACGACATGGCGGACCCGCAGGCGGCGATCACCGCACTGCGCGAGGTCGGGTTCCTGGTCAGCCTGGAGATCCACACCTCGGCGGTGACCGAGCTCGCCGACGTGGTGCTCCCGGTCGCGCCGGACGCCCAGCGTTCCGGCAGCTACGTCAACTGGGAGGGCAGGAACCGCCCGTTCGGCGTCGCCCTGGACGCGACCGGTGTGCTGCCGGACTGCCGGGTGCTCGACACCCTCGGCGTCGAGATGGACACCGACCTGTTCACCCAGACCCCGGCCGCCGCGGCCGGTGAGCTGGCCCGGCTGGGAACCCGCCGCGCCGGGACGCTCGCGCCGTCGGTCGCGGCGGGCGAGCCGCGGCGGCCGGGCTACGGCCAGGCCGTCCTCGCCACCTCCCGCCAGCTGGTCGACGACGCGTCGCTGGCGATCGACGAGCCGGCGCTCGCCGGCACG